In Nostoc sp. GT001, a genomic segment contains:
- a CDS encoding phytochelatin synthase family protein — translation MLRKISKTFFKALTIGLCISSGSVLSQTLPLSSNLVGFNTPEGEKLLFESKSNQDFFPLSMQFTTQNTQTYCGVASMVMVLNSLKVPAPEDKPYRVFTQENFFSNENTKKVLAPEVVSREGMTLDQLGQLLASYGVKVNVYHAADTSLEEFRKQAAENLKQPQNFILVNYLRKEIGQEKGGHISPVAAYNEQTDRFLIFDVSRYKYPPVWVKTTDLWKAMLTNDSVSKKSRGFVFVSKKL, via the coding sequence ATGTTGCGAAAAATAAGTAAAACATTTTTTAAAGCTTTAACTATTGGATTATGTATCTCTAGTGGAAGCGTTCTCTCTCAAACATTACCGCTATCCTCTAATTTAGTTGGTTTTAATACACCTGAAGGTGAAAAATTATTATTTGAGAGTAAGTCCAATCAAGACTTCTTTCCGTTGAGTATGCAATTTACTACTCAAAATACTCAGACATATTGTGGTGTTGCTAGTATGGTTATGGTACTAAATAGTCTAAAAGTTCCAGCACCAGAAGACAAGCCATATCGAGTATTTACTCAAGAAAACTTTTTTAGTAATGAGAATACAAAAAAAGTGCTAGCTCCCGAAGTTGTATCTCGCGAAGGTATGACTTTAGATCAGTTAGGGCAATTACTAGCTAGTTATGGCGTTAAAGTTAATGTTTACCACGCTGCCGACACTAGTTTAGAAGAGTTCCGCAAACAAGCAGCAGAAAATTTAAAACAACCGCAAAATTTCATTTTAGTAAACTATTTACGCAAAGAAATTGGTCAAGAGAAAGGCGGGCATATTTCTCCTGTAGCAGCATATAATGAGCAAACAGATAGATTTTTAATTTTTGATGTTTCTCGTTACAAGTATCCACCAGTATGGGTAAAAACAACAGATTTATGGAAAGCAATGCTGACAAATGATTCCGTATCAAAGAAGAGCCGTGGCTTTGTATTTGTAAGCAAAAAACTTTGA
- a CDS encoding DUF1802 family protein: MPMELTTTFHALKEWAVAINALESGKTIMLLRKGGIHERHGHFQVAHQQILLYPTYEHQQAFMLKAEYANNVYPVTSGWHPETVRIGSWAEITDILPVSDESIVNTLLPFHIWNEHFISDRLKWKARQPLYILLLRTYKLSQELEIPYYAKYAGCKSWIDLDREIQLQTAQPVLSNLAYSQLVETIRQIVGDKLYAPSF, from the coding sequence ATGCCGATGGAATTGACTACAACTTTTCATGCTCTCAAAGAATGGGCAGTTGCCATAAATGCCTTGGAAAGTGGCAAAACAATTATGTTGCTCCGCAAGGGCGGTATCCACGAACGACATGGACATTTTCAAGTTGCCCACCAGCAAATTCTGCTTTACCCTACTTATGAACATCAACAAGCTTTCATGCTGAAAGCTGAATACGCCAATAATGTCTATCCTGTAACATCAGGCTGGCATCCTGAAACTGTTCGCATTGGCAGTTGGGCTGAAATTACAGATATTTTGCCAGTGAGTGACGAGTCTATTGTCAACACCTTACTTCCCTTTCACATTTGGAACGAGCATTTTATTAGCGATCGCCTCAAATGGAAAGCACGTCAACCCCTTTATATCCTGCTTCTGCGGACATATAAACTATCGCAAGAGCTAGAAATTCCCTATTACGCCAAATACGCTGGCTGCAAGTCATGGATTGATTTAGATCGAGAAATTCAGTTGCAAACAGCACAACCAGTTTTATCTAACCTTGCATACAGTCAACTAGTAGAGACAATTCGCCAGATTGTCGGCGATAAGTTGTATGCTCCATCCTTCTAA
- the ggt gene encoding gamma-glutamyltransferase, with protein sequence MLTVAKPKRIASVIFSFTVLLYSQVASAALTLPLRSKKGMVVSAHPLASEAGILMLRKGGNAVDAAVATTFALSVVEPFSAGIGGGGFLLMHSEKTGDMKALDFRERAPLKATRNMYLEAAGKVRPNASINGYLAVATPGTVAGLYEVHRRYGKLAWQEVMKPAIALAKDGFILSEMVTWRSLQANDPRKQVVLNNPAAREIFTRKGEFYQPGEKLVQRDLARTLTAIAENPQSFYTGSIARAIASDMVKNGGLITLEDLKAYKPIWRTPVCGNFRKAKICSMPPPSSGGVHLLQILNIIGDTDLKSLGWHHPDAIHLMVEAMKIAYSDRSKYLGDPDFVKVPVQELLSPAYAKKRRQEINMQMARPSTEVKPVDLNSKCLRLPSSPCLPHESPQTTHLTVVDEQHNAVSLTFTINLIFGAGIVTPGTGIVLNNEMDDFAAAPGVPNAFGLVGNDANSIAPRKTPLSSMTPTIVTENGHFRMAAGAPGGSTIITQVLQVILNVLEYNMDVGAAISVPRIHHQWLPDELRVESWGLDALTLQDLRRRGHKIKETTPWGNGNAIAVTSDGILEGAADPRGEGSPRGL encoded by the coding sequence ATGCTTACTGTTGCTAAACCCAAGCGAATTGCCAGCGTAATCTTTTCTTTTACTGTTTTACTTTACAGCCAAGTCGCATCAGCCGCCTTAACTTTACCTTTACGCAGCAAGAAGGGAATGGTGGTTTCAGCCCATCCCCTAGCAAGTGAAGCGGGAATTTTGATGTTACGCAAAGGGGGTAATGCAGTAGATGCAGCTGTCGCCACAACTTTTGCGCTTTCTGTAGTTGAGCCTTTTTCAGCAGGAATCGGTGGCGGCGGATTTTTATTGATGCACTCTGAGAAAACTGGCGATATGAAAGCGCTAGATTTCCGCGAACGCGCACCCCTGAAAGCTACAAGAAATATGTATCTAGAGGCAGCAGGAAAGGTGCGTCCGAATGCAAGTATTAATGGTTATTTGGCAGTAGCGACACCAGGAACAGTGGCAGGACTTTATGAAGTGCATCGTCGCTATGGTAAGCTTGCTTGGCAAGAGGTAATGAAACCTGCGATCGCACTCGCTAAAGATGGTTTTATTCTTAGTGAGATGGTAACTTGGCGTTCTCTGCAAGCAAACGATCCTCGCAAGCAAGTAGTTCTCAACAATCCCGCAGCGCGAGAAATCTTCACTCGCAAGGGTGAATTTTACCAACCAGGCGAGAAGCTAGTGCAGCGTGATTTGGCACGTACTTTAACAGCAATTGCCGAAAATCCTCAAAGTTTTTACACCGGGAGTATTGCTCGTGCGATCGCTTCTGATATGGTAAAAAATGGTGGTTTAATTACCCTCGAAGACCTAAAAGCTTATAAACCAATCTGGCGCACTCCCGTTTGTGGTAACTTCCGCAAAGCTAAAATTTGCTCAATGCCACCACCATCATCAGGAGGCGTTCATCTATTGCAGATTTTAAATATTATCGGTGACACCGATTTGAAATCTTTGGGATGGCATCATCCAGACGCAATACATTTAATGGTAGAGGCAATGAAGATTGCTTACAGCGATCGCTCAAAATATTTAGGCGATCCTGATTTTGTCAAAGTCCCTGTACAAGAACTGCTCAGTCCAGCTTACGCCAAAAAACGCCGTCAAGAAATTAATATGCAAATGGCTCGACCCTCCACCGAAGTCAAGCCAGTAGATTTAAATTCAAAATGTCTGCGTCTTCCCTCATCCCCTTGTCTTCCCCATGAATCTCCCCAAACCACTCATCTGACTGTTGTGGATGAACAACACAACGCCGTAAGTCTGACTTTCACGATTAACCTCATTTTTGGTGCTGGTATTGTGACACCGGGAACTGGAATTGTTCTCAACAATGAGATGGATGATTTTGCCGCTGCGCCAGGAGTGCCTAATGCTTTTGGTTTGGTTGGTAATGATGCCAACAGCATTGCACCCCGCAAAACTCCCCTATCCAGCATGACTCCCACAATTGTCACAGAAAATGGTCATTTTCGGATGGCAGCAGGTGCGCCTGGTGGTAGCACCATCATCACCCAGGTTTTGCAAGTAATCCTGAATGTGCTGGAATACAACATGGATGTTGGTGCGGCTATTTCTGTTCCACGCATACATCATCAATGGCTGCCAGATGAGTTGCGCGTTGAATCTTGGGGCTTGGATGCTCTGACTTTGCAAGACTTACGCCGTCGGGGACACAAAATTAAGGAAACTACTCCTTGGGGTAATGGTAACGCGATCGCTGTTACATCTGATGGAATTTTAGAAGGAGCCGCCGATCCTCGCGGTGAAGGTTCCCCCAGAGGTTTGTGA